The nucleotide sequence TGTTCTACCTCTCAGGATTTCCCGGAAGTCCCCCGCCGGAGCGCGGGCAGCCCGGCCAGGTCCAGCGCTTCCAGAGCGAACCCCGCATCTCCCTTTACGTCAACCAGACCGGCCAGCGCACGGAGATCCCCATCGAACAGTACGTGGCCGGCGTCGTGGCCGGCGAGATGTGGGAAAACTGGCCGGAGAGCGCGTACGCCGCCCAGGCGATCCTGGCCCGCACCTTCACCCTGGAGATGATGTCCAGGGGCGGCACCCGCTCGCTCCACGGCACGGACATGTCGACCGATCCGGTCGAGACCCAGGCCTATAACCCCTCTCGCATCAGCCCGGCCATTCGCCGGGCGGTCGACAGCACCCGGGGGCAGGTGTTGACGTACCAGGGGCGCTACGCCAAGGCGTGGTTCCACGCCTACAGCGGCGGCCAGACTACGACGCCACAGGAAGGGTTGGGGCTTCCCGACGAACAGGCGCCCTACCTGCGTCCCGTGAAGCTGCCGTCCAACCCGCTGGTGCCGGGCCAGTTCCGCTCCTGGCGGGCGGAGTTTTCCGAGGCGGAAGTGCGCAGCGCCCTGGCCAAGAAGGGGATCACGGTCGGCACGATCCAGTCCATCCACGTCACCTCGAGGGGCCCGACGGGCCGGATCACCCAGGTCGAGGTGGTCGGCTCCGGGGGGCGGCGCACCATCAGCGGCAACGACCTGAGGGTCGCGCTGGGGTCGGACCGCATGCGCTCTACCCTGGCGCGCACCTTCACCTTTGCCAAGGGCCGGCTGGTGGTGGAGGGGACCGGCTCCGGGCACGGGGTCGGCTTGAGCCAGTGGGATGCGCTGTTGATGGCGCGCCAGGGACGCTCGGCCCAGCAGATCGTGCAGGCCTTCTATCCCGGCGCTCGCATCGAGAAGTTGTGGTGAGCGGGCTGCATATAGATGGCCCGGAGGTGCGCGCCGGTGGCGGAGCGGGGGGAACAGCCGGGACAGGTTCGCCATCAGCTCCTGCTCAAGGGGCGCCAGCAGCTGGAGCTGCAGGGCGTCCTCAGCGTCGACAGCTTCGACGAACAGGTGATGACGCTGCAGACCGACGCGGGCACGCTGATCATTCGCGGGGAGGGCATGCAGATTCACGCCCTCGACGTCGATCAGGGCACGATGGCCGTCACCGGCCTCGTCCACAGCCTCGAGTACGCGCAGGAGGCGGCGAAGCGCAGGGTGCGCGGCATCTTGCGCCGGCTCACCCGGTGACCCCGAGGACCCGCGCCCCGGCAGGGCGTCACGCCGTGCCGTCCGCTCACGCTCGCTCTCGCCGTCTTTTCACCTCTCCCGCCCCACCCCCATAGCATGGTGAGCGTCGCCGGATAGGGGGTTGGGCGGACATGATCACGCTCCTGGGCCAGATGGCCCTGGTGGGGAGGGTCGCGCTGGCCGGCGTCGTCCTGGGCCTGGCGTGGGACCTCTACCGTTGCTTCAAAGGCATGATGCGTTTCGGGCGCCGCTCGCCCGCGCTGTTCGTGCTCGACCTCGTCTTCCTCGCCGTGCTCGGGCCCGTCGCCTTCACCCTGCTCCTCGTCGCCGACGGGGCCCAGATGCGGCTGTCCACGCTCGTGGGGCTCGGGACCGGTGCTGTGGTCTACTTCGTCACGTTGAGCCCGCTCGTGGAGCAGGCGTGCTGGTCGGTGTGGGCCGGCCTGGGAGCCCTGGCCCGGCGCGCCTGCGGCGCGTGGTGGGGGATCGTGCGTCGCAGCCGCCCCTGGGGGGTGCCCTGAGCGCCCCGGGGCACCCGTTCTCCAACGCGGGCAGGAGCTCGGCCCCCGTCCGGGGAAGTAGGATGCTTCGCCGGCCTCAACGGCCGCTGGGGCCGGCGACGGGGGTCGGTCGGGGTGGTCTTCCACTTTCGGGGGCGGCGCTACCGCCTGGGCCGCAAGCTATGGGTGCGGGCCGGCGTGCTCGTCGCCCTCATGGGCATCGCTTCGTTCGCGGGAGCGGCCTACCGGACCTACGAGATGCACCGCAGGCTCGATCGCCTGCAGGCGGCCATCGCCGCGCAGCGCTCGAGCAACGCCCGCCTGGAGAAGGCGCTGCGGGAGGCGTCCCAACCGGCTGCGGTGGAGTCGAGGGCACGGGTCATGCTGGGGCTCGTGAAGCCCGGGGAGCAGGTCTTCGAGCCGGCCGTGGTGGTGCCGCCCGGCGACCCGTATCGGGTGGACAAGCGTTAGCACCGGTCTCCGCCCCGCCCCCCACGCCCGTGCTGCCCGTGCGCGGGCGTGGGCCGGTGCTTGCCGGGGCGGCCGGGGGAAGCGTGAAGGCACGGTGGCGTTCGTGCCGCGCGCGGACCGCCTTTACTGCTCCATCTGCTTGGCCAGAAAACCGGCGGCCGTCTCCGCCAGCTTCAGTTCGAGCTCACCGACGCGCTTGTCGGGCTCCTTGGTCCCCAGCACTACCGCTCCGATGGGATCCCCTTCGGCGATGATGGGGGCGACGACCATGGAGATGAACTCCCAGCGCTCTTCCTCCTCACCCTCCCCCGGGGCTCGGGTCTCTCCGGGGCGGGGGAAGAGCACCGGTTTGCGGCCTTCCATGACCCGCTCGATCGCGGGGGTCACCGGCTTGTCCATCCATTGCTTCTTGGGCGCACCGGCTACCGCCACCACCGCGTCCCGGTCGGTAATGATCGCGATATGGCCGGTCGTCTCGTAGAGCGAGTCTGCGTACTCCTGGGCAAACTCCCCCAGCTCGCCGATGGGGGAGTATTTCTTCAGGATGACCTCGCCCTCGCGGTCCACGAAAATCTCGAGCGGGTCTCCCTCACGAATCCTGAGGGTCCTGCGGATCTCCTTGGGTATGACCACTCGCCCGAGGTCGTCGATGCGCCGGACGATCCCGGTAGCCTTCACGTGCCACCCCTCCACATCACAACCTGCACTTCCACGACTGCCGCCGGCCGGTTGCCTGCCGTAGCGCCTGCCGCGATCTTCTCCTGCTTCCCGGCCGTAGTATACAGCCGTGCAATTTGACCTATACAGGGCGGTTTTCGCCGGGTTTCATCGCCATGGTAGCGATGGACACCCCCTAGCTCTTCACTCCGCCGCTTACCGTCGCCTCAACGCCCTTGGCCTGGGGCCACGCCTCCCGGACCTGTTCCAGAAGCGTGCGCAACGCCGCCAGCAACTGCCCGTCGTCCAGCCCCGCCCGCCGCAGCCACACCACGTCGGTCCGGTTGGGGCGGAAGCTCAGGCGCCCCCGGAGCATCGAGGCGGCCCTGGCGACTCCCACCGGCGGTAGCTGGATCCCCGGCCAGGCTTTGACGGCTGCGCTGTCGCGCTCCAGCGTGATCGTCGCCACGCCCGTCTCCCGAGCCAGGAGCTTGAGCCGGGCCACCTCCAACAGGTGCTCGACGCTGACCGGCAGCTCCCCGAAACGGTCCCTCAGGTCGGCCGCAATCGCCTCGATTTCGTCGTAACCTTCAGCGGCGGCGATCCGCCGGTAAAACTCGACCTTCTGCGCCGCATCCGGTACGTACTCGTCCGGCAGGTACGCATCGACACTCAGATCCAGCACGGGCTCGGGCGGCTTCTGCACCGTCTCGCCCTTCACCTCACGGACCGCCTCTTCCAGTAGCCGGCAATACATCTCGAACCCGACCGAAGCGATGTGACCGTGCTGCTCGGGCCCCAAGAGATTCCCCGCGCCCCGGATCTCCAGGTCTCGCAGCGCGATCTTGAAGCCCGAGCCCAGCTCCGTGAACTCCCGGATCGCCTCCAGCCGGCGCTCCGCATCCTCCGAGAGCACCCGCTCCTTGCGGTACGTGAAGTACGCGTACGCCACCCGGTGCGAGCGCCCGACCCGGCCCCGCAACTGGTACAGCTGGGCGAGGCCCATCCGGTCGGCGTCGTATACGATCAGCGTATTGACGTTGCCAATGTCCATGCCCGTCTCGATGATGGTCGTGCAGACCAGCACGTCGTACTGGCCGTTGAGGAAATCGAGCATGACCTGCTCGAGGCGGGACTCGTCCATCTGCCCATGCGCCACCGCCACCCTGGCCTCCGGCACCAGAGCCTGGACGTGGGCGGCCATGCGGTCGATGGTCTGGACCCGGTTGTAGACGAAGTAGACTTGCCCTTGCCGCGCCAGCTCCCGGGTGATGGCGTCCCGGATGAGATCGTCCTGGAACTCTACCACATACGTTCGAACCGGATAACGCCCTTCTGGGGGGGTCTCAATCACGCTCATGTCCCGCAGCCCTGACAGCGCCATGTGCAGGGTACGGGGAATGGGGGTCGCGGTCATCGTCAAGACGTCGACCGTACGGCGCAGTTCTTTCAAGCGCTCCTTCTGGGCCACGCCGAAGCGCTGCTCCTCGTCTACGATGACCAAGCCGAGGTTCTTGAACTGCACGTCCTTCGACAACAACCGGTGGGTGCCGATCACGACGTCGATCGTGCCCAGCCGAAGCCCCTCGATGATGGCCGCCTGCTCGCTCGCGGATTGGAAGCGGGAGAGCATCTCGAGCCGCACCGGGTAGCCGGCCATCCGCTCCGAGAACGTGCGGTAGTGCTGCTGGGCCAGGATCGTCGTCGGCACCAGCACGGCCACCTGGCGCCCGTCGGCCACCGCTTTGAACGCGGCCCGCATGGCCACCTCGGTCTTGCCGTACCCGACGTCACCGCACAAGAGCCGGTCCATGGGGCGCGGCCGCTCCATGTCTCGCTTGACCTCTTCGGTGGCCCGTAGCTGGTCCGGGGTCTCCTCGTACGGGAACGCCTCCTCGAACTCCCGTTGCCACGGCGAATCAGGGCCAAAGGCGATACCGGGCTGGGCCTGGCGGGCCGCATAGAGTTCCAGCAGCGACCTGGCCATCTCGTGAACGGATTCTTCCACCCGCTTCTTGACCCTGGCCCACTCGCCCCCGCCGAGCCGGTGCAGCTTGGGCGGCTCGTCGTCGCTGCCGATGTACTTTTGCAGCAGGTGGACCTGGTCGGTCGGCACGTACAGCCGGTCTTCTCCGGCGTAGCGCACTACCAGGTAGTCCCGCCGTACTCCCGCGACGTCCATCGTTTGAATGCCCTGGTAGCGGCCGATGCCGTGGTTGACGTGCACCACGTAGTCGCCCTCGCGCAGCTCCAGGTAGTCCGTGATGCGCGCCCCGGCCTCCGTGGGCGCCGTCCTGGCGCGCCGGGCCGGGCGCCTTGGGGTGCCGTACACCTCCGCCTCGGTGAGCACCAGCAGCCGCAGCTCGGCCAGCTCGAATCCCGACTCCAGGGGTGCCGGCACCACCACCACGTTGCCGGGCTTGAGCTGGCCGTCGAGCCGCTCCGAAAGGATCGCGGGCACCGACTCGCCTACCAGGCCCTCACGTACCCGCTCCGCCCGGCCCTGCCCGCTCAGGGCCAGGAGCACGCGGAAGCGCTGCCGCTGGCGGTTGCGCAGCTCGTCGGCGAGAAGCTGCCAGTTGCCGTGGAACGAGTCGGCGGGGCGGACGGGCAGGGAGTGCACGTGCTGGGGTTCGGTCTCCGCCAGGCGACGCGGCAGGAGGGTCAGGTACAACGTTCGGCTGCGGCGGGACGCCCGAACCAGGTCGTCCCACCACCCGAACACCCGGTCCTCCTCGGGGAGGACCCGCCCCCGCTCCAGCAGGGAAGTGAAGGTCTCGCTCCACTCGGTCTGCGCCGCACTCACCCGCTCCTTCAAGCGCGAGGGGTCGTCCAGCACCACCAGGGCCGGGGCGCCATACTCGGGCAACAGGGGGAGCCGGCCGAAGAAGAGCGGCCGGTACTGGTCGGCGCCTTCGACGTACCCTTGTTGCGAGATACGCTCCAGATGGGCGCCCGTGCGATCGAGGAGCTTTTGCGCCTCCTCCTCCTTGCCCACCGCGCGCAGCCGCTGCGCCTGCCGGCGCGCCGACGCCTCCAGGCGCGCCAGGCCCTCGCCGGGGCCGTCGCCGGGTAGCAGGAACTCCCGGGCCGGTCCGAGCACCACCTCCTCCAGGTGCCCGGCCGAACGCTGGCTCTCCACGTCGAAGAGGCGGATGGATTCCACCACGTCGTCGAACCACTCGATCCGCACCCCTGCGCTGCGGTCCAGGGGCAGGCAGTCCAGGATGTCTCCCCGCAAGCTCAGCTGCCCGGGCCCCTGCACTTTCGTGCGGCGCTCGTAACCCGCCGCCGTCAGGGCGCGGGCGAGCTCCGCCGGATCCCTCCGATCTCCCACCCGGATCCGGTGCACGTGGCGGGCGAGCACGTCGGCCGGCACGAGCCGCTCGGTGGCCGCCGTCACCTCCGCCACCACCACGGAGACCGGGCGACCTGCGCCGGCCAGGCGCATCAGCGCGTCCAGCCGTTGCCCGACCAGTTCGGGAGACGGGGAGACCTCTTCGTGGGGCAGGGTCTCCACGGCCGGGAAGTAGCCGACCCGCTCCTCGCCGACGAGGTGCAGCAGGTCGTCCCTCCAGCGCTCGGCCGTGGTACGCGTGTGGGTGAGCACCAGGACGGGTAGCGGCTCCTGGGCCCGACCGTTGAGCTCTTCGAAGAGCGCGGCCACGAGCGTGCTTTTCTGGGAACCCGTGACCCCCACGACCATCTGCTCGGACGGGACCTCAGAAAAGCCCCGCACGATGCGGCGAACGCTCTCCGCCTCGCGTACCAGGCTCACCAGCCCTGCCAGTACCATGCTCGACGCCAACTCCTCACCACGCGCTCTCGGCCGGCCTGCTCCGCTGGTGGGGAGCGGCCGGCTTCACCGTCCTCGCCGAAGCTTTCTTTTTGGATCGTGACGCCGGCGCCGACGCTGTCAAGGACGCTGCTCTCCGGGCGACGCCGCGTTGAATCGGGCCATGGCCTCCTCGACGCCGTAACGGCCCCAGCACTCGGCCGCCTGCGCGGCCATCGCCACGGCGTCGTCCAGCAGGGGCTCCTCGTCCGGCCCGGGCGGCTGCAGCACGTAGTCGACGCCGCTCACTCCGGGAGGGGGCTCGCCGATGCCGATCCGGAGTCTCGCAACCTGGGAGGTGCCCAGGTGATCGAGGATCGACTGCATACCCTTATGCGCGCCGCTGCTCCCGCCGCGCCGGATCCGGATTCGGCCCGGGGGCAGCGCCATGTCGTCGTACACGACGAGGACAGCGTCCAGAGGCACGCGCCACCGGTCGACCAGGCATGCCACCGCCCGGCCGCTCTCGTTCATGTAGGTCAACGGGTAGGCGAGGAGCCACTCGATGCCCGCGGACCGGGCCCGCACCACCATCGCCTCGCACAGCGCGACGGGCCGGGCGCCGCCCAGCCGGCGCGCCAGGTGGTCGAGGGCGCGAAAACCCATGTTGTGCCGTGTCGTCGCGTAGCGGGGCCCCGGGTTACCGAGGCCCACCACCAACCGCACGGCAGAGACCGGGCCCGTCCCGCCCACCGGACCGGATCTCAGCGCTCCTTCTCGTCCTCTTCTTCCTCAGCCTCGCGCTTTCTCGTGACCCGCTCCGGCTCGGCCGGCGCCGCCTCGACCGCGGCCGGCTGTGCCTGCTCCTCGGCCGTGGACCTCGGCACGATCGCGCTCACCAGCACGGTCTCCGGGTCGGTCAGGATGCGCAGCCCCTCAGGGACCGGAAGGTCTGCCACCGTGAGGCTTTGGCCGGCGTCCAGGGACGCCACGTTGACCGCGAAGTAGGGCGGGATGGCCGTGGGCAAGCACTCCACCTCGATCTCGCGCTCGCCCATGGCCGGCACGAGCCCCCGCCGCTCGAGCTCCTCGGCCCCCTCCACGAGCACCGGCACCGAGGCCCTGACCGGGCGGTCCATCGGAGGCGCGTAGAAGTCCACGTGGAGGATCTCCCCGCTCACGGGGTCCCGCTGGACCTCCTTCACCAGCGCCTGGCGCTCCGGCGCCCCATCGACCTCTCCTTCCACCTTCACCCGGATCAGTTTCGCCCGCGACCCCTCGGAGCGCAACAGGCGCTCCAGGGCGCGACCGTCCACCTCGATGGGCAGGGACGTCCCGGGACCGTAGAGGCTTCCCGGCACCCGGCCGCTCCGGCGCAGCTTGCGTGCCGCCCCTTTACCCGTCTGGGTGCGGGACGAGACGGCGATCTCCAGGTCTGCCACGATCTCAGGTCACCTCCGCCCGCCTTGCGGCGGGAGTTGGAATCGTGAAGAGCCGGCTGACGGACTCCTCGGTGAAAATGCTCCGGATGGCCTCGGCGAGCAGGGGCGCCACCGACAGCACCCGCAGGCGGTCGAAGGCCACCCTGGCGGGCAGGGGAATCGTATCCGTGATCACGACCTCTACGATGGGCGCCGCGGCCATCCGCTCGAAGGCGCCCGGCGAGAAGATCCCGTGGGTGGCGCACCCGTACACCGCCCGTGCTCCTTCCTCGACCAGCGCGGTCGCCGCCTGGGCCAGCGTGCCGCCGGTGTCAATGATATCATCCACCAGGATGGCGGTGTGACCGGCCACGTCGCCGATGACGTGCATGACCTCGGCCACGTTGGGTTCGGGGCGCCGCTTGTCGCAGATCGCCAGCCCGCACCCGAGGCGCTCGGCCAGTTCACGGGCCCGCACCACGCCGCCCACGTCCGGCGCCACCACCACCGGCGAAGGCAGGTGGAGCGAGGCGAAGTAGTCGGCGAGGATGGGCAGCGCCTTGAGGTTGTCCACGGGAATGTCGAAAAACCCCTGGATCTGGCCGGCGTGCAGGTCGATGGTCAGCACCCGGTCCGCACCGGCGGCGGCGAGCAGGTTGGCGAGCAGCTTGGCCGAAATCGGGTCCCTGGCCTGCATCTTCCGGTCCTGACGGGCGTATCCGTAGTACGGGACGACGGCGGCCACCTCTGCGGCGGAGGCGCGCTTCATGGCGTCGATCATGATGAGGAGTTCCATCACGTTCTCTGCGGGGGCGAACGTGGATTGGATGATGAAGACGTGAGCTCCCCGCACGCTCTCCAGGATGCGCACGTTGACCTCGCCGTCCCGGAACCGCCCCACCCTCGCGGCTCCGAGGTCGACACCCAGGCAGGCCGCTACGTCCCGGGCCAGCTGTGGATTGGCGTTGCCGCTGAAGATCCGCAGGCGTTTGTGATGATGATCCAGCCGAGGCTCCAGGGAGGCGCCGTCGATCATGCCCTTCCACCCCCTCTGGGATATCCGCCGGCGTCCGGAAAAGCTACCGCCCCCACCCGCGCGCCCGCCCGAATGCGAGTCCCTCTTGGTGCAATCCAGGCACCGGCACCAACGCGGGCACCCTTCCCCACCCGGCATTCGACGAGCATCGTGCCTTCTACGACCACGTCATCCTCCAGTTGACAGTCTATCAAAACGGCGCCAGGACCTATCCAGCACCGTTCTCCCAGGCGGGTCTCCCCCAAGAGCCAGGCTCCGGCATGCAAGACGCTGTCCCTGCCCACCTCCACCCAGGGATCCACCACGCACGGGGGATCGCCGGCGAACGTCACGCCCGAGGCCATGAGCCTGCCCCGGGCCGCCCCCCGCAACAACGCCTCCATCTGGTGCAGCTGGCGGCGGTCGTTGACGCCAAGGATCTCCTGCGGGTCTTCCACGGGGACGGCCACGACCCCGCCGGCCGGGCTCGCGGCCAGCAAGCCCACCGCGTCGGTGAGATAATACTCGTGCTGAGCGTTGTCCGGGCGCAGGGCGGCGAGGGCGCGCTCGAGCGCCGGGCGTGCGAAGGCGTAGACGCCCGCGTTGATCTCCCGGATGGCGCGCTGCTCGGGGGTGGCGTCCCGCTCCTCCACCACGCTCGTGACCCGCTCCGGCTCTCCCGGAGCCCGGATGACGCGCCCGTAACCATGAGGGTCGTCCAGCAGGGCGGTGAGCATGGCGAGCTCGGCGCCCGCAGCCCGGCGGCGCTCGCAGAGCCGCTGCAGCGTCCCTTCGGAGACGAGGGGCGTATCCGCGTACGAGACCACCACCTCGTCCACGGAGGGGGCGAGGTGGGGCAGGGCTTGCAGCACCGCGTGCCCGGTACCCAGTTGGGGTTGCTGGCGCGCGAACGTGACGGCCATGCCCATCCGGCGCGCCCACCGGCCGAGCTCCGCCTCGACCTGCTCGGCCTCGTGCCCGGTCACCACCACGACCTGAGCCGGCTGCCAGCGGCGGGCGGTCTCCAGCGCGAAGCTCCCGAGAGGCCTGCCACACAGGGGATGGAGCACCTTGGGCAGGGACGACTTCATGCGGGTGCCCATGCCGGCGGCCAGGAGGACCCACGCGGTGGCCGCGCGGGACGCTTCGCGTCCCTGTCGGGCGCGAAACGACCCTCCTGACGCGCTCGTTCCTGCCCCCCCGCCCGGTCCTGGCACCCCGACCCCGTCCCGGTGGCTCATGGCAGCCATGCCCACGCCGGCCGATCTTCCATGACGCCTTTCATCGGTGCCCTGCATGGTTCGCCGAGCGACGTCGATTTCCTCCGGGCGGCAGCAGGACCCCCAGGTGGAGCGGGGGTCCTGCTGTGGTGCCCCAACCGACCAGACCGGGGCTCCAAACTTACCGGTTGTTGGTCTGGGCCGGCTGGGCCGGGTTCTGGACGGTGAGCGGGTTTTGCAGGGCCTGCTGGAATCCGGCCTTGACACCGGACGTGGCCTGCTCGATGAGCGCCTGCTCGGCCGCCGCGATCATGCGGCGTACCATGTGACCACCGACGGCGCCCGTCACCCGCGACGGCATGTCGCCCCAGTAGTCGCTCTGAGGTACCTGGACGCCCAGCTCGTTGGCGACTTCGTACTTGAACTGGTTGAGGTTGCGGGCCGCGTCCAGGACCAGGGGGCGGTTTCGCTTCTGCCCGAGAGCCACCGACTCGTCACCTCCCTTGCCCGGGCCTAGTCTTGGGCAAGGCCGAGGCGCGCTATGGCGAGAGTTGTTTCCGTCCCTGCCAAAAGACCGAGCGCCCGGGCGAGGCGGCGGGTCACTTCTCGTACGGCTGGCCGTCCGCCGCGGGGGGCACGACCCGGCCGACGACGCCGGAAATGGCGATCATGGTCGCGATGTACGGCGCCATCAACAGGAACTCGGAGGGGATGGGCACCTGGAGGATCTGCAGCTTGGTTTGCAGCGAGTCGGCAAACCCGAAAACGAGCGAGGAGGCGAAGGCTCCGAACGGTGTCCAGTTACCGAAGATCATGGCGGCAAGCCCAATGAAGCCGCGCCCTGCCGTCATGACCTCGTCGAAGCGCCCCACGGAGCCAATGGTGAAGTACGCTCCCCCGATGCCTGCTACCATGCCTCCCAACAGGACGCTCAGGTACCGGGTGCGCCACACGTTGATCCCGAGCGTATCGGCCGCCCTGGGGTGCTCCCCTACGGCCCGCATCCGCAGGCCGAAACGGGTGCGGAAGAGCAGCACGTGCACCCCGATGACCAGCGCGAGCATGAGGTACGGGATCAGACTGTTCTCGAACAGCACCGGCCCGACGATCGGGATCTTGACCAGCCCCGGCACGGCCCAGACCGGTAACGTGCCGGAATTGTTGAGCCACATGTACTTCTCCAGGAAACGGGCGGAGGCGTAGCTCGTCGCGCCGACGGCGAAGATGTTGATCACCGTGCCGCTCACGATCTGATCGACCCGGTACTTGATGGCGAGCACGCCGTGGACCAGGCCCAGCAAGCCGCCCACGGCGACGGCGGCCACCAGCGCCAGGTACAGGTTGCCCGTCACGCTCCCGACCACGACGGCCACCATCGCGGCGCTCAACATCATCCC is from Limnochorda sp. L945t and encodes:
- the yabP gene encoding sporulation protein YabP, yielding MAERGEQPGQVRHQLLLKGRQQLELQGVLSVDSFDEQVMTLQTDAGTLIIRGEGMQIHALDVDQGTMAVTGLVHSLEYAQEAAKRRVRGILRRLTR
- a CDS encoding SpoIID/LytB domain-containing protein; this translates as MSNRKRTAVLTTLGLLIVAGAVFYLSGFPGSPPPERGQPGQVQRFQSEPRISLYVNQTGQRTEIPIEQYVAGVVAGEMWENWPESAYAAQAILARTFTLEMMSRGGTRSLHGTDMSTDPVETQAYNPSRISPAIRRAVDSTRGQVLTYQGRYAKAWFHAYSGGQTTTPQEGLGLPDEQAPYLRPVKLPSNPLVPGQFRSWRAEFSEAEVRSALAKKGITVGTIQSIHVTSRGPTGRITQVEVVGSGGRRTISGNDLRVALGSDRMRSTLARTFTFAKGRLVVEGTGSGHGVGLSQWDALLMARQGRSAQQIVQAFYPGARIEKLW
- a CDS encoding ribose-phosphate diphosphokinase, with amino-acid sequence MIDGASLEPRLDHHHKRLRIFSGNANPQLARDVAACLGVDLGAARVGRFRDGEVNVRILESVRGAHVFIIQSTFAPAENVMELLIMIDAMKRASAAEVAAVVPYYGYARQDRKMQARDPISAKLLANLLAAAGADRVLTIDLHAGQIQGFFDIPVDNLKALPILADYFASLHLPSPVVVAPDVGGVVRARELAERLGCGLAICDKRRPEPNVAEVMHVIGDVAGHTAILVDDIIDTGGTLAQAATALVEEGARAVYGCATHGIFSPGAFERMAAAPIVEVVITDTIPLPARVAFDRLRVLSVAPLLAEAIRSIFTEESVSRLFTIPTPAARRAEVT
- the pth gene encoding aminoacyl-tRNA hydrolase; the protein is MRLVVGLGNPGPRYATTRHNMGFRALDHLARRLGGARPVALCEAMVVRARSAGIEWLLAYPLTYMNESGRAVACLVDRWRVPLDAVLVVYDDMALPPGRIRIRRGGSSGAHKGMQSILDHLGTSQVARLRIGIGEPPPGVSGVDYVLQPPGPDEEPLLDDAVAMAAQAAECWGRYGVEEAMARFNAASPGEQRP
- a CDS encoding alpha/beta-type small acid-soluble spore protein; translated protein: MALGQKRNRPLVLDAARNLNQFKYEVANELGVQVPQSDYWGDMPSRVTGAVGGHMVRRMIAAAEQALIEQATSGVKAGFQQALQNPLTVQNPAQPAQTNNR
- a CDS encoding 50S ribosomal protein L25 — its product is MADLEIAVSSRTQTGKGAARKLRRSGRVPGSLYGPGTSLPIEVDGRALERLLRSEGSRAKLIRVKVEGEVDGAPERQALVKEVQRDPVSGEILHVDFYAPPMDRPVRASVPVLVEGAEELERRGLVPAMGEREIEVECLPTAIPPYFAVNVASLDAGQSLTVADLPVPEGLRILTDPETVLVSAIVPRSTAEEQAQPAAVEAAPAEPERVTRKREAEEEEDEKER
- a CDS encoding bifunctional UDP-N-acetylglucosamine diphosphorylase/glucosamine-1-phosphate N-acetyltransferase GlmU, producing the protein MQGTDERRHGRSAGVGMAAMSHRDGVGVPGPGGGAGTSASGGSFRARQGREASRAATAWVLLAAGMGTRMKSSLPKVLHPLCGRPLGSFALETARRWQPAQVVVVTGHEAEQVEAELGRWARRMGMAVTFARQQPQLGTGHAVLQALPHLAPSVDEVVVSYADTPLVSEGTLQRLCERRRAAGAELAMLTALLDDPHGYGRVIRAPGEPERVTSVVEERDATPEQRAIREINAGVYAFARPALERALAALRPDNAQHEYYLTDAVGLLAASPAGGVVAVPVEDPQEILGVNDRRQLHQMEALLRGAARGRLMASGVTFAGDPPCVVDPWVEVGRDSVLHAGAWLLGETRLGERCWIGPGAVLIDCQLEDDVVVEGTMLVECRVGKGARVGAGAWIAPRGTRIRAGARVGAVAFPDAGGYPRGGGRA
- a CDS encoding FtsB family cell division protein is translated as MVFHFRGRRYRLGRKLWVRAGVLVALMGIASFAGAAYRTYEMHRRLDRLQAAIAAQRSSNARLEKALREASQPAAVESRARVMLGLVKPGEQVFEPAVVVPPGDPYRVDKR
- the mfd gene encoding transcription-repair coupling factor, translated to MVLAGLVSLVREAESVRRIVRGFSEVPSEQMVVGVTGSQKSTLVAALFEELNGRAQEPLPVLVLTHTRTTAERWRDDLLHLVGEERVGYFPAVETLPHEEVSPSPELVGQRLDALMRLAGAGRPVSVVVAEVTAATERLVPADVLARHVHRIRVGDRRDPAELARALTAAGYERRTKVQGPGQLSLRGDILDCLPLDRSAGVRIEWFDDVVESIRLFDVESQRSAGHLEEVVLGPAREFLLPGDGPGEGLARLEASARRQAQRLRAVGKEEEAQKLLDRTGAHLERISQQGYVEGADQYRPLFFGRLPLLPEYGAPALVVLDDPSRLKERVSAAQTEWSETFTSLLERGRVLPEEDRVFGWWDDLVRASRRSRTLYLTLLPRRLAETEPQHVHSLPVRPADSFHGNWQLLADELRNRQRQRFRVLLALSGQGRAERVREGLVGESVPAILSERLDGQLKPGNVVVVPAPLESGFELAELRLLVLTEAEVYGTPRRPARRARTAPTEAGARITDYLELREGDYVVHVNHGIGRYQGIQTMDVAGVRRDYLVVRYAGEDRLYVPTDQVHLLQKYIGSDDEPPKLHRLGGGEWARVKKRVEESVHEMARSLLELYAARQAQPGIAFGPDSPWQREFEEAFPYEETPDQLRATEEVKRDMERPRPMDRLLCGDVGYGKTEVAMRAAFKAVADGRQVAVLVPTTILAQQHYRTFSERMAGYPVRLEMLSRFQSASEQAAIIEGLRLGTIDVVIGTHRLLSKDVQFKNLGLVIVDEEQRFGVAQKERLKELRRTVDVLTMTATPIPRTLHMALSGLRDMSVIETPPEGRYPVRTYVVEFQDDLIRDAITRELARQGQVYFVYNRVQTIDRMAAHVQALVPEARVAVAHGQMDESRLEQVMLDFLNGQYDVLVCTTIIETGMDIGNVNTLIVYDADRMGLAQLYQLRGRVGRSHRVAYAYFTYRKERVLSEDAERRLEAIREFTELGSGFKIALRDLEIRGAGNLLGPEQHGHIASVGFEMYCRLLEEAVREVKGETVQKPPEPVLDLSVDAYLPDEYVPDAAQKVEFYRRIAAAEGYDEIEAIAADLRDRFGELPVSVEHLLEVARLKLLARETGVATITLERDSAAVKAWPGIQLPPVGVARAASMLRGRLSFRPNRTDVVWLRRAGLDDGQLLAALRTLLEQVREAWPQAKGVEATVSGGVKS
- the yabQ gene encoding spore cortex biosynthesis protein YabQ, producing MITLLGQMALVGRVALAGVVLGLAWDLYRCFKGMMRFGRRSPALFVLDLVFLAVLGPVAFTLLLVADGAQMRLSTLVGLGTGAVVYFVTLSPLVEQACWSVWAGLGALARRACGAWWGIVRRSRPWGVP
- the spoVT gene encoding stage V sporulation protein T, yielding MKATGIVRRIDDLGRVVIPKEIRRTLRIREGDPLEIFVDREGEVILKKYSPIGELGEFAQEYADSLYETTGHIAIITDRDAVVAVAGAPKKQWMDKPVTPAIERVMEGRKPVLFPRPGETRAPGEGEEEERWEFISMVVAPIIAEGDPIGAVVLGTKEPDKRVGELELKLAETAAGFLAKQMEQ